The Cetobacterium somerae sequence GCATTTGTACTAGTTAGAAAAAAGTCTGCTAAGAGTCCTTCTCTCATACATTGAAGGGTACTAGGCCAATCGGGCTGATTATATCTATCAAAGAGATGATATTCGTCACCTCTAAAAGTATCTATAATGTCAAGTTGGTTAATTGTAACTGAGCCTCCTAAAGCTATAGAAGAGTGAAGAGGAATTAAATTAAGAATAATCTCTTTTGCTTCTTCAAGATTTTCAGCATAGATAGGATTATAATTTTTTTTAGAAAGGGTATCCATCAAAGAAAGAATATCGCTCTTTCTAAGTTCTTTTTTTATGGTGTTCATAGGGTTCCTCCTTAGGGATTTAAATAAAAAACATAATTTTTTACGAATATATATTATTATATAACGGATTAAAATGTAAATATTCTATTTTATATGTGCTAAATTCTTTCAAGTCAGAAGAAAAATATTGATAGAGGAAATAAAAGTGAAAAGTAGAAATAAAAATCTTCTACATAGAAAAAAGAATATAAAAAATAGCTGATTTACATGAAAAAAATGGTGGGGTATCATGAGAGTACTAAAATAAAAATAAAACGGGGGTAGTATGAAAGCGAAAGAGAAAATGGTATTGTTAGGAATCTTTCTATTATTTTCTAGCAAAAGTTTGGTGAGTTATTCAATTCCAGTTACAAGTGAGAATAATAATGATTTAACTATTACAAGTGGAACAGCAATAGAGGCTAATAAAAATCATAATAGAGTAAATAATGCAACTATAACAGTTAGTGGAGACAAGACTGTTGGGATGAAAGCAAACAACTACTCATCTGGAGATCCATCAATAGTTGAAAATAGAGGAACTATAAATGTAACTGCAGGAGCGGGAACAATAGGAATGCAGGCAGCAGGGAGCGGGACCCAAGCTATAAATGCAGGTACAATAACTCATAATGGTAATAATTCAACATCAAATGCAATGTTAGCTCAAAATGGTGGATACTTAGAAAATAATGGAACTATTGAAATTTCAGGAACTAATGCATCTGGAATGGCAGCAGATAAAGATGGATCATCATTAAAAAATACAGGAACAATAGTAGTAGATAAAAATGCAAAAGGAATAAAGTTAACAAATGGAGCAAGAGGGCTAAACTCTGGGAAAATAGATGTAAAAAATGGAACAGGAATGTCAATTGAGACAGGATCGATCGGAGAAAATAAAGGTAAAATAAATATATCAGGAAACGGAACAGGTATATTAGTAACAGGAGGAAGCGAAGGTTTAAATAGCGGAATAATAACCTTAAATAATGCTAATTCGACAGGAATGATAATAGGAAATACAAATTCTCAAGGAAAAGGAGAAAATACGGGAGATATTTATGTTTCAGGAGATAAATCAACAGGGATGTCAATTTTAAATGGAAGTTCTGGAATAAATAGTGGAACTATAAATGTTACCGCAGGAGAATTTACTTCAGGAATGAAAGTTGATGGAGTAAATAGTACAGGGACGAATAATGGAGCTATAATTCATACAGGAAATGGAAAGACATCAAATGCCATGTTAGCTCAGAATGGTGGATACTTAGAAAATAATGGAACTATTGAAATTTCAGGAACTAATGCATCAGGAATGACAGCAGATAAAAATGAGTCATCATTAAAAAATACAGGAACAATATTAGTAGATGGAAATGCAAAAGGAATAAAAATAGTTGGAGCAACAGGGTTAAATACAGGAAAAATAGATGTAAAAAATGGAACAGGAATGTCAATTGAAACAGGGGCGAAGGGAGAAAATACAGGAGAAATAAATGTATTAGGAAAAGGAACGGGGATATCGATAGCTGGTGGAAGCGAAGGTTTAAATAGTGGAATAATAAAGTTAAGCAGTGCTAATTCAACAGGAGTATCTGTTAGTAATAGTAAAGGTAAAAATACAGGAGATATCCATGTAACAGGAAATAGTTCAACAGGAATGTCGGTAACAGGAGGCGGAACAGGAGTAAATAATGGAAATATTTATGTAACTGCTAATCAATATACATCGGGAATGAAAGTTGATGGGGCAGGTAGTGTTGGAATAAACAACGGAACTATAATTCACACAGGAGATGGTCAAACATCGAATGCAATGCTAGCTCAAAATGGTGGATATTTAGAAAATAATGGAACTGTTGAAGTCTCAGGAGTAAACGCATCTGGAATGGCAGCAGATGGAAATAGTTCATCATTAAAAAATACAGGAACAATAGTGGTAGATAAGAATGCAAAAGGAATAAAATTAACAAATGGAGCAATAGGAATAAGTTCTGGGAAAATAGATGTAAAAAATGGAACAGGAGTATCGATCGAATCTTCATCTAAAGGAGAAAATAATGGAGATATTTATGTAACAGGAGATAAATCAGTAGGAATATCAATTACGGCTGGAAGTGAAGGGGTAAATACAGGAAACATTTATGTAACTGGACAAGAGTTTACTTCAGGAATGCAAGTAGTAGGAAGTGGTTCTAAAGGAATAAATAATGGAGCTATAATTCATACAGGAAATGGAAAAACATCGAATGCGATGTTAGCCCAAACGGGTGGATATTTAGAAAATAATGGAGCCATTGAAGTTTCAGAAGTAAATGCATCTGGAATGGCAGCAGATGGGAACAATTCATCATTAAAAAATACAGGAACAATAATAGTAGATAAAAAAGCAAGGGGAATAAAATTAAGTGGTGGAGCTAATGGAATAAGTAGTGGAAAGATAGATGTAAAAGAAGGAACAGGTATCTCAATTGAAACAGGTGCAAAAGGTGAGAATCAAGGAGATATTTATGTAACAGGAAATTCTTCTTATGGAATTGCAATTAGTGGAAAAGGTGAAGGAGTAAACAATGGAAATATCTATATTTCAGGAAAACAGTATACATCAGGAATGAAGGTAGATGGAGTAGGAAGTATAGGAATAAATAATGGAGTAATAATTCATGAAGGAGATGGTCAAACATCAAATGCAATGTTGGCTCAAACGGGAGGATACATTGAAAATAACAGATTCATTCAAGTATCCGCAGTAAATGCATCTGGAATGGCAGCAGATAAAGAAGGGTCATCACTAAAAAATCAAGGAGATATTTTAGTTTTAAATAAAGCAAAAGGAATAAAATTAAGCAATGGAGCTAGTGGAATAAGCAGCGGAAAGATAGTTGTAGAAGAGGGAACAGGAGTTTCAGTTGAAACAGGTGCAAAAGGTGAAAATCAAGGAGATATTTCAATAACAGGAAACTCTTCGTCAGGAATTTCGATTTCAGGAGCTGGAGAAGGAATAAATACAGGAAATATTTATGTTTCAGGAAAACAATATACAGCTGGAATAAAGGCGGATGGATTAGGAAGCATAGGAATAAATAATGGAACAATAATCCATGAGGGAGATGGCCAAACATCAAATGCAGTTTTAGCTCAAGGAGGAGCAACTGTTGAAAATAATGGTTTAATACAAACATCAGGAATAAATACATCAGCTATGAGTGCAACTGGAGTGGATAGTAAAGTTCTAAATAATGCAACTGGAAAAATAACAGTATTTGATAAAGCTCTAGGGATGAAGATAGAGAAGAACGGGTATGGAGAGAACTCAGGAATCATATCTAATAATAGTACTGGAATCGGAATGGATATAAGATCAGAATCTTCTGGAAAAAATAGTGGTCTAATAGAAAATTATTCTGTAAGTTCAGGGGTTAAAGTAGCAGGTCAACTTATAAATACAGGAGAAATAAAGAACTATAACTTTGGAAATGCAGTTTTAGTAAGCAATGGAACATTTATAAATGAAGGTGGAGTAATAGATGGTGGATATGGAGTTGCAATAAAATCAGAAGTTCTTAGATTGAAAGATCCAGTAACAGGAAAATATTATGATGCTCCAACAAATAATAATGTAGTATTAAAAGGTGGGGAAATAAAAGGTACTATTGAAGGTGGAGTAGGAATAGATGCTTTATTTTTTCAGGGAGATAATAATATATCAGATATGAGGATAGAAAATTATGAAATTTTATCAGCAGCTGGTGGAAATAGTAAAATAGATAATTCTTTTATTGATTTGGAATATAGCCAAGGAAATAAAGGATATTTTGATGAAAATAAAAATAAACTTGAAAGTGAAGGCGTTATAACATCAGATAAAGGGAAATTAGAAATTTCTAATAGTACATTAGTTATCGATTTTAAAAATTCTTTAACAGATAAAACTTTAGAAAATTCAATAATTTCGGCAGATAAATTGATATTAAATGGAGATGTAAAGTTTTCATTTATTTCGGGTGATGGAAGAACTGAATTTAATTTATCAGAAGCTTTTGGTGGAGTAGATATTGAAATGGGTGAAAATGCAGATATAAAATCATCTGTAATTTGGAACTATGAAGTAAAGGATGGGAATGTAATAGCTAAGAAAAATAGCTATGGAGATATATTAACAACATCTAAATTATCTAAGTTTGCTACTTTATTAGAGGGAGATAGAATAGAGAAGAGTGCTTTAGAAACTAAAGCTATAGATAAATCTTTAATCTATGCTGTTTCTGATGCAGAGCAACTTCAAACAGCTGGAGAATTTACAAATGCTATGAAACAACTTTCAGGAGGAGTTTACGGTTATATGGCTGATATAGCTTCTATAAACTCAAGAACTTTATCAAAAAGAATGATGGATAGAGTAAATCAAAGTGATTTTACTAGAGAAAGAGCAACAAATTCATCAACACAAGATGTGATATATATGGATAATAATCATAGAATCAACGGATTAATGGACGTTTCATACATAGAGCATGGAATTTTAGGGGTTACAGAAAAACAAATTGAAAACAATGCTAAATTAGGGTTGATGTATGGAGGATCTAATGGAAAAGTTAAGTTCGAAGGTGGAGAATATGGAAGTGCAGATTTAAATAACATCTATGTTGGAGGATATTATAATTATAAATTTACAGATAGATTCTCTTTAACATCAAATGCTAGAATAACAAATTCATTTAATTCGTTAAAGAGAACAGTAAACTATGGAAATACTTACGGAAATTTTGATTCTACTTTCCCGACTTATGGTTTTGGACTTGGAACAGTAGCAGCGTACAATGTTTTGAAAGACGATTATAAAGTTGGAGTTTATGGAGGAATAGATTGGACTAAAATAGTTCAAGGGAATATAACAGAAGATCCTATACCAAATGGAAAAACACAAAATGAGTTAGCTGTAAATAGTAATGGAACTGTAGATGAAGAATTTTATGATTCTGTTGTTCCAAAAGCTGGAATTCTTTTAGAAAAAACAGGTTATTTATTTGGAAAAAAATATATTGTTGGTGGAAACTTTGAGTACGAAACAGAGTTAGGAAATATTAAAGATGGAAAAGTATTAAAACTTCAAGGGTTGTCTCAAAAGCATAGAATAGAAACAACAAAAATGGAAAATATGTTATCATATAATATTTTTGCATCATTAAATTTAACAGAGGATTTCTCACTTTTGGGAAGTTATACTTCTACAAAATCAAAAGAATATGATTCAGACAGTTTAACTGTAGGCGGAAAATATAAATTTAACTCAGTGGGAGATGTTGTAAATACATATTTTGACAATTTATCTGGAAATAAAAGTGATAGATGGAGAGGAACAGTTAATATCTTATTAGAAGCAGAGGATGATTCAGATAGAACATATTTTGATATGGATGGGAATCCATATCCAGGTGATTATGCAGCTTCTACATTATATGCTCCAAAATTAACAATGAGTTTAAATGATTTAAAATCAAAATGGTCATACTACTTTGAAGGGTATTATAAAGATAATGAAATGTTCCAAGGGCTAAAGACAAATGAAGCAGAGCAACACGCAACAAGAGTTCATTTAGAGGCAAGATGGAATGATACATTCTCTAGAGGAAGATACGGAATTAATATTGCATATAGAAATGAAACAAGTGAAAAACCACAAAACTATGGAAAAAAAGGATTTAGAGAAGTAAAAAGAGGAGTTCATCAAATTAGACTTACTCCAAACTTTATATATAATTTAGGTAACGGATTTGCTTTAAATGGAAGTTTTACAAATATATATGAGTATAACTATATTGGAGATAAGGAGGGACAAGGGGATTTCATAATGGAAAATCAAGGTGGAATAGACTATTCTGGACTTATGCCAAGAGCGTTTATGAGATTAAACCTATTTAGAGAAGATACATGGCATGATCATAACAATGCAACAGAAAGAAAAAGATTAACTCAGATTAGACCAACTTTTAGATATTTCTTTGGAAATGGAGCCTATACTCAGTTAGAAGCAAGATTCCCTATATACAATGGTGGTTACTCTAATGACACAAGAACTCAAATAATAAAATCTGAAAATTATGAAACAAGATATGGAATAAAATATATTCAACCTTTAGCACCAGGACTTACAGGAACAATAGGAGTTACACTATTAACAATAAAAGCTAAAAATAAAGCAACAGGTAATGAAAATAGATATCACTCATTTAGACCGATGGTTGGAGTAAGTTATAGCTTTTAATTAAAGGGGGAGAAAGTTGAAAAAAAAGATAATATTAATGATGCTTTTATCAATATGTATAGTTCAAGCAAATGAAAAGAATACAACTAAAGATAATCCAAATAAACAGATAGTTACAAATATATCAAAAGTGTCTCAAAGTGAAAAAGAAGATTTTAAAAATATGAGATTAAAATGGGCAGAATTTTTAACAGGAAAAGAGAGTTTAGAACTAGAAAGTCCAAAAGTAAAAAAAGATACAATTAGTACTTTAAACAATATGGGCAGAAAAAATTTAGAAAATTATAACTATGATGAAGCAAGAATGTCAATATACTCAGATTTAGAGGATATGAAAAGTGGAGTTCAAATTCAAACAACTTATGAAAGATTAAAAAATTTAAGTAAAGCCTATGTAGTTCCAGGAACAAATTTTTACAAAGATGAAAAAATAAAAAAAGAAATTTTAAATTCTTTAGAGTGGCTTCATAAAAATGCCTATTATGAAGGAGCTCCAGAATATGGGAACTGGTGGCAGTGGGAGTTAGGAATACCTAAAAATATAAATGAAATAGTAGCAATTATGTACGATGAGATTCCACCAGAAAATAGAATGAAGTATTTAAAAACATCACAATATTTTCAGCCGTATGCAAAATATTCAGGGTATAGCCCATCTGCTAAATACTCTTCATCACCAGAATTGAGAGTCTCAACAGGTGGAAATAGAATGGATACATCTATAATATCTTTCACACGTGGATTTTTAATGGAAGATAGAGAGCAAGTTTTAGATGGAGTTTCAGCAGTTGCAGATGTGGGAGAGTATGTTGCTTCAGGGGATGGATTCTACAAAGATTCATCTTTTGTACAACATGGAAATATTGCTTATAACGGAACATATGCCTCAGTATTGTTTAATGGATTAGGTTCAATTTTATATCTTACATCAGGAACTCAATATGAAATGAAAGATGAAAGATTAAATAATATATATGATTCAATAACAGATGGATACTCATATCTTTTAATAAATGGTGGAGTAACAGATGCAGTTAGTGGTAGATCTATTTCAAGGGACGGAAGTAATGAACTTGAAAGAGGTAGAGGTCTTGTAACTTCGATAGCTATGATATCAGAGGGAGCCCCTGAACCATATAAAAGTAAGATAAGAAAGCTTGTAAAAAAAGCTTTAGATGAGAATACCTCTTATAAGACAACTGAAAAAATATATAATTTAAAATTAAAAGAGATAATGAAAGATATAGAAATAAATGAGAAATATGAAAAAATAAATGAGCCTAAAAGTAAGGTTTTCTGGGGGATGGATAGAGTTGTTCATTTAGGTCCTGAAAACATAAAGTTTGTTATAGGTATGCATTCATCTAGAATTGGAAATTATGAAACAATGAATGGAGAGAATAAAAAAGGTTGGTATACAGGAGATGGAGTTACGTACATTTATGGTGAAAACTCAGATAAATCTAAAGATTTTTGGGCAACTGTTGATATGTACCATCTTCCGGGAGTAACAGCTAGTATAAAGGAAAGAAAAGATGGGTCAGGAGAGAGAAGACATAAAGTTAAGATGAGTCCAAAATCTTTTGTGGGAGGAGTAACTACAGGAAAAGTAACTTTAGCTGCAATGGATTTTCTTTCATGGAATAATCAAACTTCTGGTAAAAAATCATGGTTTTTAATAGATAACACGATGTTTGCAATGGGTTCTAATATTAGTAGTTCAGATGGAGAAATACATACAACTATTGACAATAGAATTATAGATGGAGAAAACTTTAAATATACGCTGTTATCAGATGAGGAGATAGTAACAAAAAAAGAGATTAGAATAGGAAGTTGGGAAAATATAGGTGGAAAAAGTGAAGCTCCAATAGAGGTTGAATATATAACAACTTATATAAATCATGGGAAAAATCCAAAAAATGTAGGTTATTTTTATAGTGTAGGTTTAGATGAAATATCTAAAAATGATATTGTTATATTATCTCAAAACGATAAAGCTCATGGTATAAAAGTTAAAGATTATACAGGGATAAACTTTTGGCAAGATAATCAGTATAAAGTTGATAAATATAAGAGTTTTAGTACATTGTCTTTATTAGCTTTAGAAAAAGATAATACATTAGAGCTTTGGGTAAGTGATCCAACTCAACTTTCAAATGTAATGTCTATTTTAGAAATAGATGGTGCTTATAAATTAGTTGAAACTACTGATAAAAATTTAAAGATAAGAACAGAGAAAAATAAAACTATTTTAAAAGTAGATAATATTAGAAGTGGGGAAACAAAATATATAAAATTAAAAAAATAAAATAATTAATAAAAAACCTTCTAAAGAAATGATTTTATATCATGAAAATTTAGAAGGTTTTTAAAAATTAAGAGGAGGTGTTTTAGTGAAGAAAAATTTAGTTTTTATAACAACAGATCATCAAAGAGCAGATACTATTGGGATGATACAAAATGGTAAAGAGGTAACTCCAAATTTAAATAGATTAACAGCAGAGGGATTTGATTTTAAAAGAGCTTATACAACGTGTCCATTATGTGTTCCAGCTAGAACTGCCTTAGCAACAGGACGATTTCCTACTAGAAATAATGTAGTGATAAATGATTTGAAGAATATACCAGAAATAACGAAAAATAGTAAAACAATTCATGAATATCTATTTGAAAATGGATATAACGTAAGTCATTTTGGAATGCAACATATAACTTTAAAACCATCTTTAGAAGATAGAGTTAAATTTAAAAGAATTTTAACAGATGATGATTATGAAAAAATATGTAAGAGAGAGAACATCCCACTATTTGGAGTTGTTGAAGATAGAGTTAAAGTTAGTGAAAGACATGGAGATATATATGAAGATAGACAGTACACAGGATCAAGAGTTTCACTTTTTGAAAAATCAGAAAATCTATTTAGAGATAGAGTTTATATTGATAATGCACTCAATTATTTAGATAGTGAAGCTTTTGAAAAACCTATAGGGATGTTTATAAATATCTGGGCTCCTCATCCACCTTTTAGAGTTTTAAAGGAACTTATGGATAGATTTCCAGATCCAGAATTACCTGAAAATATAAATAAAATATGTGAAGATGAACCACCTAAAAGAAGAGAGGGAATAGCAGCACAGCTAGCTGAGGAGAAAGACTTAGAGCATTGGAAAGATGTATGGCGAGCATATTTAGGCTTAACTAATTATGCAGATGAGCTAATTGGGGAGATAATTGAGAAGTTAAAGGAAAAAGGCCAGTATGAAAATACAATGTTTGTATTTACTGCTGACCATGGGGATCATTTAGGGCAACATAAGATGTTTCAGAAAATGGAGATGTACGAGCAAAGTATAAATGTACCTTTAATAATGAAAGTACCAGAGAAAAGTGAAGTAAAAGTGGAAACGGTAGTTAGTCACTTAGATGTACTTCCAACTATATTAGAAAGTTTAAATATAGAAAGTGATGAGGTATTTGTTGGAGAAAATATTTTAAATAATGAAACTCTAAAAAAATCTAGATATGCTTATAGTCAATATTCAGGAAATCAAGTAGCTATTGGTGATATAAGAAGGTCGATAGTGAGTAAAGAGTTTAAATACATATATGATCCTAGAGATTTAGAAGAGTTATTTAATTTGAAAAAAGATCCTTTAGAGATGAAAAATGAAGCTGGCAACATAGAGTATAAAGAGGTAAAGAAAAATTTAAAAAATCAATTGTCTCTATTTTTAAAAGAGCAAAATGATTGGATAAATATTATATAAAATGGAGGGTGTTATGAATAAAAAAATTGGGTTATTACTATTAGTTGGGGGACTTTTACAAAGAGGAGTTTTAGCAAATGAGCATAAGATTTCTGAAAAGCCATTGGAATTAAGTATTCTAGCTATTCAAAACGGAAAGACATATGATGAGAATTGGACAGTTTTCCAAGAGGCATTTAAGGATACAAATGTGAAATTAAAAAGTTATAGTTCTAAAAATTTAACAGATGAAATACAAGCTTTTAATCTAGCTGTTTCATCTGGAAATCTTCCAGATATTATATCTTTAGCTTATCCTGAAAAATTAGAAAGTTTAGGAATGGACGGAGGAATAGTATCATTAAATGATTTGATAGATAAACATGCTCCAAACATAAAAGCATTTTTTGAAAAATATCCAAGATATAAGATGGATGCTGTAGCAGCAGATGGAAATATCTATTTTATTCCAGATTATTATGATTGGTATAATATGAGAGCTGCTCAAGGGGTATTTATAAGAAAGGATTGGTTAGATAAGTTAGGATTAAAAACTCCAAAGACAATGGATGAACTATATGAAGTTATGGTAGCTTTTAAAACGAAGGATCCAAATGGAAATGGAAAAGCAGATGAAATTCCATACTTTGAAAGATCAGTGGAGTTTGCTGATAAAGAGTTAGTGGGAATGTTTGGAGCAGAGATAGGATTTTATGTAGATGAAAATGGAAAAGTAAAATTTGGTCCAACAACAGAGAGATTTAAAGAAGCTATGCCTCAAGTTATAAAATGGTATAAAGAGGGATTGATAGATCCTGAGATATTTACAAGAGGATTCCAAGCGAGAGACTATATGTTAAGAAATGATTTAGGAGGAGTTACTTTTGATTGGTTTGCTAGTACAGCTTCGTATAATGAGGATAAAGAGTTAAAGGATAAAGTGAAAGA is a genomic window containing:
- a CDS encoding polysaccharide lyase 8 family protein; its protein translation is MKKKIILMMLLSICIVQANEKNTTKDNPNKQIVTNISKVSQSEKEDFKNMRLKWAEFLTGKESLELESPKVKKDTISTLNNMGRKNLENYNYDEARMSIYSDLEDMKSGVQIQTTYERLKNLSKAYVVPGTNFYKDEKIKKEILNSLEWLHKNAYYEGAPEYGNWWQWELGIPKNINEIVAIMYDEIPPENRMKYLKTSQYFQPYAKYSGYSPSAKYSSSPELRVSTGGNRMDTSIISFTRGFLMEDREQVLDGVSAVADVGEYVASGDGFYKDSSFVQHGNIAYNGTYASVLFNGLGSILYLTSGTQYEMKDERLNNIYDSITDGYSYLLINGGVTDAVSGRSISRDGSNELERGRGLVTSIAMISEGAPEPYKSKIRKLVKKALDENTSYKTTEKIYNLKLKEIMKDIEINEKYEKINEPKSKVFWGMDRVVHLGPENIKFVIGMHSSRIGNYETMNGENKKGWYTGDGVTYIYGENSDKSKDFWATVDMYHLPGVTASIKERKDGSGERRHKVKMSPKSFVGGVTTGKVTLAAMDFLSWNNQTSGKKSWFLIDNTMFAMGSNISSSDGEIHTTIDNRIIDGENFKYTLLSDEEIVTKKEIRIGSWENIGGKSEAPIEVEYITTYINHGKNPKNVGYFYSVGLDEISKNDIVILSQNDKAHGIKVKDYTGINFWQDNQYKVDKYKSFSTLSLLALEKDNTLELWVSDPTQLSNVMSILEIDGAYKLVETTDKNLKIRTEKNKTILKVDNIRSGETKYIKLKK
- a CDS encoding sulfatase-like hydrolase/transferase; the encoded protein is MKKNLVFITTDHQRADTIGMIQNGKEVTPNLNRLTAEGFDFKRAYTTCPLCVPARTALATGRFPTRNNVVINDLKNIPEITKNSKTIHEYLFENGYNVSHFGMQHITLKPSLEDRVKFKRILTDDDYEKICKRENIPLFGVVEDRVKVSERHGDIYEDRQYTGSRVSLFEKSENLFRDRVYIDNALNYLDSEAFEKPIGMFINIWAPHPPFRVLKELMDRFPDPELPENINKICEDEPPKRREGIAAQLAEEKDLEHWKDVWRAYLGLTNYADELIGEIIEKLKEKGQYENTMFVFTADHGDHLGQHKMFQKMEMYEQSINVPLIMKVPEKSEVKVETVVSHLDVLPTILESLNIESDEVFVGENILNNETLKKSRYAYSQYSGNQVAIGDIRRSIVSKEFKYIYDPRDLEELFNLKKDPLEMKNEAGNIEYKEVKKNLKNQLSLFLKEQNDWINII
- a CDS encoding type 2 periplasmic-binding domain-containing protein — its product is MNKKIGLLLLVGGLLQRGVLANEHKISEKPLELSILAIQNGKTYDENWTVFQEAFKDTNVKLKSYSSKNLTDEIQAFNLAVSSGNLPDIISLAYPEKLESLGMDGGIVSLNDLIDKHAPNIKAFFEKYPRYKMDAVAADGNIYFIPDYYDWYNMRAAQGVFIRKDWLDKLGLKTPKTMDELYEVMVAFKTKDPNGNGKADEIPYFERSVEFADKELVGMFGAEIGFYVDENGKVKFGPTTERFKEAMPQVIKWYKEGLIDPEIFTRGFQARDYMLRNDLGGVTFDWFASTASYNEDKELKDKVKDFEFIAIAPPEYKGKSYAPDARTTYLGGWGISATCKDPVAAIKYFDYWFSQKGYELSNWGVENDTFVKEENGKKKFTDTVMKADGKTPLQVLRDKGIQFRIGALQDYEYEKAWGNPKASEWAEMYMQNGYIVDPMPTLKYTKEENRKIQKINSQLNMAVKEMNQKWILGAVDFNKTYDEFLKRLNEIGLQEAIEINQKAYDRFVGSSN